The nucleotide window GGCATTAAGATACGAGCTACGGCAACCGTTCGCACAAATTCAAAGTTATCCAGGTCTTCCAGCTTGGCAAAAGGCGTGCCTTCTACTTTAACCAGCATATTAATGGGGACACTTTCCGGGTGCTTAGGCAAGTTCGCCAACTGCACTAATAAAGAGGCACGGTCGGTGACGCTCTCGCCCATACCGACAATGCCTCCGGCACAGACTTTCATGCCGGCATCTCGCACATTATTTAGCGTATTCAATCGATCCTGATAGGTTCGGGTGGTAATGATGTCACCGTAAAACTCCGGTGAGGTATCAAGGTTGTGGTTGTAATAATCGAGACCGGCCTGCTGCAGCATTTTCGCCTGTTCATTACTTAACATGCCAAGTGTCATACAACTTTCCAAGCCCAATGCTTTCACGCCTTTAATCATTTCAATGACGTAAGGCATATCGCGGTCTTTTGGATTACGCCAGGCGGCGCCCATACAAAAACGGCTCGCGCCCTTCTCTTTCGCTGCCTGCGCTTCAGCCAGAACACTTTCTACAGCCATCAGACGTTCGCGATCCAGGCCGGTGTGGTAATGCGCACTTTGTGGACAATACTTGCAGTCTTCAGGACAGGCGCCGGTTTTAATCGACAACAAAGTGCTGACCTGAACTTCGTTCGGGTTAAAATGTTGACGATGCACGGTTTGCGCTTCAAAAACTAAATCATTCAACGGCATCTGCAAAAGATTCTGAACTTCTTCAATGGTCCAGTTATTACGAATTTGTGGCATGGTAAATCTCGTGTGCTTGGCAAATTATGGTCGACTAGAATAATCCAGCTCGATACACTGTCAATATACTTTCAGTTTAATACTTTACAATAGTTTACTTTATGAGCAAAAGTGATATTGAGTTTGACCGACAGCACATTTGGCACCCATACACCTCTATGCTGAATCCCTTACCTGCTTATAAAGTTGAGTCTGCAAAAGGGTGCAGGCTCACTCTGGATAACGGTCAGGAGGTGATTGATGGCATGTCTTCCTGGTGGGCTGTTATTCATGGGTATCGCAACCCACGCTTAGATGCCGTTGCTCACAGTCAGATAGATAAAATGAGCCACGTTATGTTTGGCGGTATCACGCATCAACCCGCTATTGATCTTGCGCGACGTCTTATTGAACTAACTCCCGAGTCTCTTCAGCGGGTATTTATTGCCGATTCAGGCTCTGTCAGCGTTGAAGTTGCCATAAAAATGGCCTTGCAATACTGGTTGGCGCAGGAACGTCCGGAGAAACACCGGTTGTTAACCATCAAGGGCGGCTACCACGGCGACACCTTTAAAGCGATGTCAGTTTGCGACCCGGTCAACGGTATGCACCATCTCTTTAATAAGGCTATTAACTCTCAGCTCTTTGCCGATGCTCCATCGCTAACCCCGGACGATGACTGGACCGCGACCGCAGGTGACGAGCTCATACACTGGTTTGAGCAACATCAAGGTCAGATGGCAGCCGTTATTCTTGAACCTATTGTTCAGGGAGCCGGTGGTATGCGTTTTTATCACCCTGAATACTTAAGGCTTATACGCCAGCTTTGCGACGATTTTGAGGTATTACTGATAGCGGATGAAATTGCGACAGGCTTTGGTCGTACCGGCAAGCTTTTTGCCTGCGAACACGCAGGAATTACACCTGACATTCTCTGCGTTGGTAAAGCACTGACCGGTGGTTACATGACGTTGGCGGCCACGCTAACCACAAAAAAGGTAGCAGAAACCATTGGTCACGGCCCCGGAGGCGGAGCATTAATGCACGGCCCCACCTTTATGGGCAACCCTTTAGCGTGTTCTGTTGCGGCTGAGTCGCTGGCGATTGTTGCTGAGGGTAAGTGGCAGCAACAGGTTGCTGAAATAGAAACCCAGTTAAAGCAGCAACTTCTTCCCCTGGTTGAATATAATGCGGTAAAAGACGCGCGAGTCTTTGGGGCTATTGGCGTATTAGAAATGCACCACCCAATTGATGTCGCCGTTGCACAAAAACGTTTTATTGAATTAGGGGTTTGGATACGCCCGTTCGGACGCTTACTTTATATTATGCCGCCTTATGTTATTTCTAAGAACGAACTCAGCTCTTTAACCAGTGCCATGCAAGACTATGCTGAAAATCAAAGTTCTACTAAGGCTTAATAACCAAAGAAATAAATTGATAGTCCACCTAAACAGCTCATGATCAGTATCAGGATATTCAGCCAAAGGTGCTGCTTGTCCTGACGAAAAAGAACATAATTGAGAATAAAGCTCAGCAGACTCACGCATAGCCCAATAACCAAAAGGATGACAAATAAGTCACCTAACGTAATGTGCCAGTAGTCACGGACAGATACCCCGAAAATTTCAGTTAAAATGGTGTTACGCTCGGGTTTTGCGTAATTAAAGACAACGGCGGCAATAACAAAAATAAGCCAGCCAAAAATAGACAACCATCCCAGAACACGTGACCAAAATGGTACCTGCTTTAAATCCGCTAAGGATCCCCTTTTCATAATTTTTCTCTCTGTTCTCAGGGGTTATACTTGAGTCTGCGCCAAAGCGCGGTAACATAGCAACCTTTCTATAGCAAAATAGTGTAAATTTCGGAGAAAACCAACTCATGTCGTATGCTTCTGTAGTGGATGTTCTGACGGGAAAAGTCGCTGTCGATGAGACCGTCACGGTCCGGGGCTGGGTCCGTACCCGCCGTGACTCTAAAGCCGGTATTTCATTTATTAACTTGCACGATGGCTCATGCTTTGATGCCATTCAGGCCGTGGTTCCGGCAGAACTTCCCAATTACAGTAATGAAGTTCAGAAACTGACGACCGGTTGCTCTGTAGCTATTACCGGTGTTGTCGTTCCTTCTCAGGGCAAAGGTCAGTCATTTGAACTGCAGGCAACTAAAGTTCATGTATACGGTTGGGTAGAAGATCCAGACACCTACCCTATGGCGCCCAAGCGTCACAGCATGGAATATTTACGTGAATACGCACATTTGCGTCCGCGCACCAACATTACCGGTGCAGTCATGCGTGTTCGTAATGCATTATCTCAGGCTATTCATCGCTTCTTCCATGAGGAAGGTTATTTGTGGGTGAGCACACCAATCATTACAACGTCTGATTGTGAAGGTGCCGGTGAAATGTTCCGTGTTTCAACACTGGACATGCTGAATATCCCGAAAACAGATAAAGGCGAAGTCGACTACTCTGAAGATTTTTTCGGCAAAG belongs to Idiomarina sp. PL1-037 and includes:
- the bioB gene encoding biotin synthase BioB produces the protein MPQIRNNWTIEEVQNLLQMPLNDLVFEAQTVHRQHFNPNEVQVSTLLSIKTGACPEDCKYCPQSAHYHTGLDRERLMAVESVLAEAQAAKEKGASRFCMGAAWRNPKDRDMPYVIEMIKGVKALGLESCMTLGMLSNEQAKMLQQAGLDYYNHNLDTSPEFYGDIITTRTYQDRLNTLNNVRDAGMKVCAGGIVGMGESVTDRASLLVQLANLPKHPESVPINMLVKVEGTPFAKLEDLDNFEFVRTVAVARILMPASHVRLSAGREDMSDEMQALCFLAGANSIFYGEKLLTTANPEADADLRLFERLGIKPEQRDGYDDEVHTAVIEDAIKEQQNPVRYYDAS
- the bioA gene encoding adenosylmethionine--8-amino-7-oxononanoate transaminase, with translation MSKSDIEFDRQHIWHPYTSMLNPLPAYKVESAKGCRLTLDNGQEVIDGMSSWWAVIHGYRNPRLDAVAHSQIDKMSHVMFGGITHQPAIDLARRLIELTPESLQRVFIADSGSVSVEVAIKMALQYWLAQERPEKHRLLTIKGGYHGDTFKAMSVCDPVNGMHHLFNKAINSQLFADAPSLTPDDDWTATAGDELIHWFEQHQGQMAAVILEPIVQGAGGMRFYHPEYLRLIRQLCDDFEVLLIADEIATGFGRTGKLFACEHAGITPDILCVGKALTGGYMTLAATLTTKKVAETIGHGPGGGALMHGPTFMGNPLACSVAAESLAIVAEGKWQQQVAEIETQLKQQLLPLVEYNAVKDARVFGAIGVLEMHHPIDVAVAQKRFIELGVWIRPFGRLLYIMPPYVISKNELSSLTSAMQDYAENQSSTKA